The Chiroxiphia lanceolata isolate bChiLan1 chromosome 3, bChiLan1.pri, whole genome shotgun sequence DNA segment GAACAAAATTCACCTCTGCAGATGGGGCCAGCAGAGATGTAAATATGATCCACAGTGTGCATCTGAACAAAcacatctctgaaaaaaaaaataaagtcaactattaaaaagaaagaaaataaacagtgatCATTAAGTATGCTTTCAGGTTTTCACAAGTCATGCATCTCTAATCTGAGAAGattaaatattctatttttcttttttaggtggtgatttaaaaataaatggctaAATTATAGTTTGcgccaaaaaataaaaaaagcagtgagTCCTCTTATGGCTTTGATCTCCCTTGTGAAGGGTAAAAGTAGAAGAGTATTgccacaattaaaaaaaatatatgtatatattcaaCACTGAcaaacatattattttttcctttgtttgtgaCAGTGGGTCTTTGCAGTACTTATTAAGGAACTCAAGCACGTTTGGATGCCAGCAAGGTGGAGCAGAGACCCCGCTGCTTCTTTCAACTCCTCATCGATTTCTTGACATAATTCCTCGAATGCTTTCTTGCTAGACTGACTTTCCTTAGAGGTATCTACACAAGGTTGTGATGCATAGCCACTGTCTCCAAGAGGATCATCTTCATAGTCAACGTCTGTATCCACTTCGCTGTGAAATCCTTCACTGCCATCGCTCCCGTCATGGCTGGTCTTGGAAATAAATTCATACACCTCATCGAGGGAGGACAAGGAAGACACGCTGGACCTGGATGCACAGCGCTGGGAACCCATGCTGCTGGCACTGTAATTGTGATCCTCGTTCGGATCAATATTGGTGGCCGCAGAATCGTTTTCCTGCAAATTTATGGAACTCGGAGGGTTGAATGCACTGCCATAGCTCCTCTTCTTGGGTGTCTTCAGAGGCTGAGGTTTCTCACCTATTAAAAACAAGATGTGTCAGTAAGCAAATACTCTAATGGTGTCACCTGCACAATGAGCTGGCTGACTGCAAGGTGAGCTGAACGTCAGCAGTTAAGAGTCCTGGTCTCTTGTGCACGTTTACTGTCATCGACAGAGGATAAAAGTCCTCAGCTAATTGCAACTAAGAGCTGCAGAGAAGTAGCCAAGAAACTCTTCTTGCCATTTAGCACAGAGAGGGCAGGGGAAAAACTTTgcataaaacccccaaaattaactgggaaaagaaaaagaaggtggTTCTAATAAAACTCTTGCAATGCTAGCTGAAAGAACAATCAAACCAGAATTACTTCTTGACTGCTCCTATTATTTGGAAACTAGACCCTACTTGTTTCCTGAAATTTTATAGAGAAAGCTTTTAGCTACTGAgtagagaagagaaacagagtaAAATAGCTTATGCTTACAGTCCAATATCCCTTGCTGAATGGAAGTATTTAACAGCATCATTGCAGTAGCAGCATCAATATCAGATTCTGtaaagcagaagcagcaaaatgttAGATCTCAGGTGAGCCTGACAAGATGAGGTCCCTAAAACATACAAAGAACATATATATCCGCCTATACTGGCCTACAATAAAAAGTGGGGGCAGAGGGAATGTACAAACTCAGACCAAGCATGACTTGTACATCACAACACTGTTACAGATCAGTCTCATACCTTAACTGTGCCGTTCAAAAGCTGAATTCTCACGTTGCACTTACCGAAGCCAAGAATCAGTGACATAATTAGACATTCATGTGACAATGCTGTTGCTATACTTAACAAGTGCCTTTTGTTTGTACCagttgagagagagagattagACACATGGCACAGCAAAGCATCTCAGCAGCTTCATACCCTGGCTAGGTGAATGTGCAAGGCTGAGAACAACCGTGcctgttaacccagcactaaTTCAGAacacctccctcccccagcagtATTTTTCACACTAATAAGTCAAACGGAAGAAATTGAGAATACGAGGGGGGAAAGGGCACTGAACTGCTTGATCTAGAAAGCAGGGGGATCTAAATAATAAATAGGCACATAAAAAGGCTGAGGTGAACTGCAGCACTGTCAGCTGGGGTGACAAGCGCTGCTGTAAAATGCCATCCTTTGCTGCCCAGAGTGGATTGCTTACATCTCTGAAAGGCACCTGGAGGATATTAAGGCAAAGAGTGACATTTCTAACCAGAATCaggtgaaaaggaaaagaaacaagcacACCTTTCCCACTCATTTCAGGATATGCTCATGCACTTTAAGAAAGAGGAAATCCAAGGTCTTCCTTGGCTCACTTCAGCAATGGATGATGAATACTCCTTATACAGGACAGAAATATATATGGTGGACTAACCAGGcaaaagaagaacaaagagaCAGTGAGCTCTCACAAGAGCCTTGGTGTCTGAGAACAAAGGATCACATTTGAGGCGTATGTCGGTATGCACATGTGTATGAGCGGGGAGTGgagaagaggagctggaaaatattgtgctggaagggaccagCAGCAAGCAGAACAGGCTCTCAGTTCTGCTGAACTGGAACCTGGGTGGGAACTGTTAAAGTGAAACATCGGCAACATCATTTCTGATGGCATTTGTTTTCCCCCTACATTACAGGCATTAACTATATTACTGAATTTGAGGGGAGGGGACTTCAGAGTCATCAGCGTGGCTTCCTTATCTTGACAACTGTCCCTACCTTCATCCCTGGTCAAGGAGAAATCTGAAGAACATGACACCTTGGGATATTGCATCAACATAGAAAGGGGACTGACCTGCTGTTTCCAGTACAGGTTATAAAACATATGCATTCCCCCCTTGTTTTCAAAGTCTTTCATTTTAAACCCTTTCATTTTAAACCTTTTACTTTAAGGTCTATCCCATTGTACtcatgagattattttttttattccgTTTTGCCTTTCTTTGGCAGAAATAGAGCCCCTGAATTTATAGGTCACATGCatccaaccaaaaaaaagaagtggaaaaaaaccccacaaagagTTAATTTGCTCCACTAGTGTAATCAGAAAGTGAAATACTTCCATTCCTTACTTGCTATCACAGACATTTTGTTTTATCATCTGATGTTGGTACATAAGCACCACTTGTTAAAATGGCAAGTAATTGGAGGCATTAATGCAACATGGGATTACTACCTGCAAAGAGTATTCTGCACCTTAATACTCccaaagaaagaggagagacaTTTCTGCAGTGACTTCTTAGCAGTACTCTGTGTCACTGTTAAGTTGCTTTGGCTTCATTTGCGATTGCTCTCCTCAACAGAGCAGTATTTCCCAAATTTATGCTTCCCCAACAGAACAGCTGAGGAAGCACCTTATTACAAGGAATTCTTTCATGTGCACAAGAGCTGCCCTATGTGACCCCAGGAACATTAATGGCTTCCCTCTAACGGCAGAGAAATGCTGAGCAGGTTCCCCGAGATGCAGAAATTAAATGATAACAGACACAAATCATTATTTTGGCACCTCTGGTGTAGCTAATTGGAACAGTTAGCATCAGGCTGGCAATCTCCATACCTGTCACAGGACACACCAGCAAAATCATTAAGAGGAGGGGGATTTCTTGTGTTCTCTAACGAGCCCTAAGAATCCCAGATCTAGCAGCCTTgcagcagccagccagccaaGGAAGCTTCCTTGCCACTCATGTACAACCATAAACCTCCATCTGGATGCACGGTGATTATCATCTGTGGGCCAGGCACCTGATTCGTCTCTAAAAAGCCTTGGCTTTGCTGCCTAGCcaaagctgctggttttgtgccCAAAGCAACCTTCTCCCCTCTAAGCCTACCATGCTATCAAAACCAGGGAGCTGAGTGTCTGCTGTGCTTGCTCACAGACCCACTCTGTCGGTGGCCTTTCACTGTCCTTTTTGAAAGAGCTTTAACAACACTCCTATACAACACATGCTCACTTTCTGTTTAGATTCAACTTTTGTGGCCACATCCCACAAGTTTTATACATTAAAATTTGCTGCCCTTGGTTCTCAGTTCTTGGTCTCCAATAAAACTAGTACAGAGATGTGTAgctttcagatttgttttctaCTGAACTATTCATTCTTTAAGTAGGTCATTTTTGGGAGTGATACGTGTGCTGAATACTTTGCTGTAAGAACAAGATGGCCCCAATTACACCTTGAAATTCACCTCAtggatttaaaattaatacacaGGTGGCTAATATAATACGCATACACTGTGttacatctgggtttttttgtcatctaGGAGACCCTTCAGAGCAGGTCTGTAGACAACATCAGCTGGGCTGCAGTACATGCTTGTGACTAAAGCCAGGGGAGCAGagtgaaggaagaagaaatgtttaCCTTTGAGAGCTCGGCCATGGTTCTGCTGAAGGACTGAAGTTAGGTAGTGAGGGGACGACGACctactgaaaagaaattcaacAGCTCAAAGCCAAGCCCTAATTTAGGCAAATGATTTGTACAAAGTGTAGTAGACACCATATTATGATCACAGAAgggtaaaaaacaaaaccaatcctATTGCCAGAGGTGGGCAAGCAATTCCTATCGTCCTCAGTAAATGGCTTGACACTTGGTTGATAGTTTGTGTAGCACTATTTAAGCCATCATCAGCatttggaaaacacctccaaacacacacagctAAGCAAAAATCTGGTTGGCAAGAGATACTGACTTCTACAGATTTTATGTAGTTGCCTAAAGGctggattttaaagaaaaacatgtattttttagtATGTAAAACCTACGTGTGAAGTAAACTTCAACTTACACAGGGATGCTCAGAGCCCAGGAAAAACACAACAGGTAAGGGGGAGTTGTGTCTGCCTGCTCCTCCAAACGGCAGAGGGCaattaacaaaaatgaaaggtaATGTGCAAAAAGCTGggcaaaaacaacaaaaaaaaaaaaccccaaaccaagaTACCTGATGATTTTAAAGTTATCTGAAGCTTGGCTGTTTTGGTGATGCTATCCGGGGCTTTTTCATAATCAGACCAGCTTTGCACCTGGCAAAGCACCATTAAATCCCCTACAGAATAAAGGGCAAGTCAAAGCTTTTGcatgtttggttggtttttttttttttgctatgcaTCCAGTCCTAATTATTCAGTTCACTATAAATATACTAGCAAGCagttagaaataaatacaacaaaaatagTACAGACTATTAAAATTGCATGAAACGTAGCAATGTGCATCTTTTATAGTGTTGCTGGAAGAATTTGAAGGGTGATGAGCAGAATTTTCAAGCCCAGTCTGTAACGGAAACCTCACAGGATTAGTGGGGTGATTTTCATCCTTAAGGTGTGCTTACCTTTTACATTTATCATATTTAGgcagctctgttttccaaaattagGCACAgccacaaaaccccccaaaatcatAAAGTTGCTAAATGTTTAACACTGTAATTATTTGTCTAGATCATTCATTAAAACTCAAATAATTACTTgagctttaaaaataccttttttaaactaaaatctTCACTCTTCAAATTGCAGtttgaagaaaatgcttttcactgGTGACTGGCTGCTATTGAGGGTGTACATATCTCAGCCACCCTGCACAGATGTTAACAAGGGTACCCATTTAATAGCCTCACTGCTCCAACTTGCCATCACATTACCCAAACTCAGCTGACCAAACTCAGCTCCAAAGGCTGCTacagtgtaaaagaaaaaaaaaaatcaaagcaaggtGGTTTGAAATGCACCATCTGGGCTACATAAGGAGCTCTTGCTGCACCACAGCCTGCCTGGCACTGGTAACCAAAGCTACTGAAAAGGAGAGTAATATTTGAGCACCTCCCAGTGTCGTAACCAAGGGGAAAAAGTTCCAGCTCAGCTGAATGGGAAAAAGTGGAAAACTAGAGTTCACTGTCTGGTATGTTTTCTTGTAGCAGCAATGGAGTACAAAGGGAACTGTAAAaatggggtgaaaaaaaaataattaaaaataaagggaaagcAATTGTCCAACCCCAAcaggctggctctgcagcccaCAGGTCCAGTGTACAAAGAGATGCTAAACATCTTCATCCTTTTGTTCTAAGCTCAGATCCTTCAAGAATCACATCCACATGGAGCTTCCCCAGAGCAAATTAATGCCCAGTATTGATTAAGACAAGCTATGCATAAGGTATCTGCAAGATGAGGACTCTGGCCATccccagagcccagggctgtAATACACATAGTACTAGAAACAGAATGCAGCCAGGGGCTCTGTACCAACTTGTTGAACAAGCTGtgcagaaacaaaatgcatCAGGGATGCCAATCATCTATGGTACTACAAATTTCAGTGTCACTAGACACAGATTACAGTTCTGGAAAGCTTCTGCTCAAAGTAACagcttaaattttattttaacatccTGCTGAATGATAGGCATACTCCCCACAAACacactgtaaaataattatGAACACTAGCCTTCCCACAGAAAAATTTAGAGACTCTCACAGTCGAATTTTAGGATCACCCTGTAGATAAATTTGGACAGTACTTCCAGAGTCTCTCCAGCTGTACCTCTgggctttctctctctcttcaacAAGGCAGACCCTTGAGGGCCCTTCCCCAAAATCAGGCCAGAATTTAAATCAAATCCAAGAATCTTTAAAcgtggaaggggaaaaaaaaaccctggttTTCTGTGCATGATGGAAAGtcatataaatgttttttttactattaaaggaaaataaactagCTTTCATTAGAAATAAGTCTGGTATCTCAAAATGCcgtttcttattttcttgtacTCATAAATACAAGCACTGCAAAACCCTTCCTGTATTGAAGACAGTGGGAATTTTGCCATGTGGCTTCATTAGAACCAGGATTTCCTTGTAATTGTGATTGTTGGCAAGTGTCACTAGTccttcagtgaaggaaaaaaaaagttaccaaaAACAACAGCTTCAAATTAAAGTCGCGATCTTCTAAGTACTTCAGCATTCAGATAAAATCTCTCCTTCCCTACACCTGATTTCAGTATGTTGTATTTAGACAAGCTAAGTAAACCACACTTCAACATAACTTCAGCTGGACTAATCTTGAAGACCTTGGAGATACTAAAAGCTTAATTGAACTCCCTACCCTAGGCTGACCCTGTCTGGATCCTCTGTGCCTCAGCTGGAGAAACAACATCCAGaggtccctctctgtctccaTTATTCTCTACATTTTAAAGTCTGACTGTGTTAACACAGACGTGGTATTAAAGCTTTCAAGGACTAAACTTTCACTTGAGTTGTACCAAAAAAACAGAAGTCTATGCCCTTACATAGAAACACTAAAGCCTGTAAAAGCATTATCCTCTAGTGCCCGATTACAGTCATTTCAATAATCTTTATTCCCATAAACCCAAGCAATACCACCAGTCATCTCATACTTTCCAAGCTGACTATTTCTTAATACGTAAATGCTTCAGGGGTTATTTTAGTATTGCTCCCACTCCAgcagaaactggaaaacaggATACTTCTGCCTGGCTTGTTCCAACCCAAGATGGCCCTAGCTTGGAGAGAGACTAGAGATCACTGGTTATATCCTGTAGGTTACAAGCCCAACTGGAAAAGCCCCTGCCACACAAAAATCTTCAGCCAGACAGCTAAGGCTTGCATGGGTTCCCAGCTCCAGAGTCAATGTCCTGTTGGACCCTGAGAAAGGCCTGCTCAATGTTACCAGTCCAGTAATCCCAGTTCCTCCTGTTTGTTAAGGAAACTCCTTGCAGTAAGGTTAAGGCATAGGTCAATGTACAGAGACCTCAATTATCTCTTATCTCACCCAAATTCTTTGCTGAACTAGACAAACCGGCCACATGCCTACCTAAGAACTGAGCTCACCCAATGCattcctctgctttgtgctcCTCCTCTCTGTCCCACCTCTACAGGCTGacccagctcctcttcctccactgAGGATCCATGAGATTGACTTCAAATTCCCCCAGATCTATTGCCTGATCTTAAAATGTGCTGGTAAGGAAGCCCTGGTTTCAGAAGTCTTGCACGCTCCACCTCAGAGTATACTTATGTCAAGGACTGttttttccatccctgctgcaaAATCCTTTTAACAGTCTTGGAGAAAAACAACCCTCGCAGACCAGCCTCTCTAAGCACTTCTGACTGTAGAAAAGTTGATTGTTTTTGACAATAGCATGGAGTATACACATTTTATAACCAGATAAGTGACTTACAGAAGAAGACACTCACCTCCTCCAAAGCCAACAGCACCAGGCACACTTGATTCAGTCCTGGTGAACTGTGCTTGAAGGAGGATTTTGCTCCAGTTCCCGGGATTGCTTGCCCCTTGGAGAAATTGGGCTAACCAGTAAGCACCCAGCACACCCCTGACCTTCTTCTTTGAAACTCTCCCACAGTTAAGGAGACGACTTGGGACACACACCTCAGATGTGCTATCTGGCAAGCCCGAGCTCATGAAATCTCCCCACCTCATCTAGCTGGTCTCACCTAAGCCCCACTCAAATTCTTCTCTCGGGTGGCAAATGGTAACAACAGATCAGCAACATCCACGTGGGTATTTCCTCTGCTGGGTGGAGAAACGTGACCCCACACCCTGCTCGGATGGGAAAATTCACCTACCTTGGTGGTGACGCCGGCGGAGTATAAAATGCAAGTGCTGAGGAAAAGGGCTGTTTCTTCAGTGCTTGGACAAGATTAGGTTTATATTTTGGGTCAACACACCACAACGACCCTTTTCCATTCACCTGCAAGAAAGAAGCA contains these protein-coding regions:
- the FOXN2 gene encoding forkhead box protein N2 isoform X1, which translates into the protein MGPVTGMTPDKKAETPGAEKAAGLRQCHGMGSLPDAGDAGKPKATVVDRDAADDELTNLNWLHESTNLLTNFSLGSEGLPIVSPLYDIEGDSVPSFSPSCYQNPEKKSSTSKPPYSFSLLIYMAIEQSPNKSLPVKEIYSWILDRFPYFATAPTGWKNSVRHNLSLNKCFRKVEKSHGKVNGKGSLWCVDPKYKPNLVQALKKQPFSSALAFYTPPASPPSRSSSPHYLTSVLQQNHGRALKESDIDAATAMMLLNTSIQQGILDCEKPQPLKTPKKRSYGSAFNPPSSINLQENDSAATNIDPNEDHNYSASSMGSQRCASRSSVSSLSSLDEVYEFISKTSHDGSDGSEGFHSEVDTDVDYEDDPLGDSGYASQPCVDTSKESQSSKKAFEELCQEIDEELKEAAGSLLHLAGIQTCLSSLISTAKTHCHKQRKK
- the FOXN2 gene encoding forkhead box protein N2 isoform X2, whose translation is MGPVTGMTPDKKAETPGAEKAAGLRQCHGMGSLPDAGDAGKPKATVVDRDAADDELTNLNWLHESTNLLTNFSLGSEGLPIVSPLYDIEGDSVPSFSPSCYQNPEKKSSTSKPPYSFSLLIYMAIEQSPNKSLPVKEIYSWILDRFPYFATAPTGWKNSVRHNLSLNKCFRKVEKSHGKVNGKGSLWCVDPKYKPNLVQALKKQPFSSALAFYTPPASPPRSSSPHYLTSVLQQNHGRALKESDIDAATAMMLLNTSIQQGILDCEKPQPLKTPKKRSYGSAFNPPSSINLQENDSAATNIDPNEDHNYSASSMGSQRCASRSSVSSLSSLDEVYEFISKTSHDGSDGSEGFHSEVDTDVDYEDDPLGDSGYASQPCVDTSKESQSSKKAFEELCQEIDEELKEAAGSLLHLAGIQTCLSSLISTAKTHCHKQRKK